One region of Candidatus Rokuibacteriota bacterium genomic DNA includes:
- the pgsA gene encoding CDP-diacylglycerol--glycerol-3-phosphate 3-phosphatidyltransferase: protein MGLANWLTILRILLIPVFVTLLVYRRATAAFVVFCLASLTDLLDGYIARTHGQKTRLGAFLDPLADKLLLTSAFVTLTYLRVIPFWITAVVVSRDLILTVGVLVIHISGGTVHPAPTWLGKASTALQMATVLAAMLSFYFRVPMVPRAFAGAAAVLTVASGLQYLIQGLKQLNPPAGAAGRN from the coding sequence ATGGGACTGGCGAACTGGCTCACGATCCTGCGCATCCTGCTGATCCCCGTCTTCGTGACCCTCCTGGTCTACCGGCGGGCCACGGCGGCCTTCGTGGTGTTTTGCCTCGCGAGCCTGACGGACCTGCTCGATGGCTACATCGCGCGGACCCACGGGCAGAAGACCCGGCTGGGCGCCTTCCTCGATCCCCTCGCTGACAAGCTCCTGCTCACCTCGGCTTTCGTGACCCTGACCTATCTCCGCGTCATTCCCTTCTGGATCACCGCCGTGGTCGTGAGCCGGGACCTCATCCTCACCGTGGGCGTGCTGGTGATCCACATCTCCGGCGGCACGGTGCACCCGGCGCCGACCTGGCTCGGCAAAGCCTCCACCGCCCTGCAGATGGCGACGGTGCTGGCGGCCATGCTCTCCTTCTACTTCCGCGTGCCCATGGTCCCGCGTGCCTTCGCCGGAGCGGCGGCCGTCCTCACCGTGGCCTCGGGACTGCAGTACCTCATCCAGGGGCTCAAGCAGCTGAACCCGCCGGCGGGCGCGGCCGGCCGGAACTGA
- a CDS encoding MerR family transcriptional regulator produces MTQVIPDKLYYRIGEVETITDIPAYVLRYWESEFKLLRPKKNPAGQRLYRKRDVELVLRIKGLLYEERLTLEGAKKRLLAESRGTVQMDLGLKENALAETLRGLRARLRALRERLAHEAK; encoded by the coding sequence GTGACCCAGGTGATCCCGGACAAGCTGTACTACCGGATCGGCGAGGTCGAGACGATCACGGACATCCCCGCCTACGTGCTGCGCTACTGGGAGTCCGAGTTCAAGCTGCTCCGCCCGAAGAAGAACCCGGCGGGGCAGCGCCTCTATCGCAAGCGTGATGTGGAGCTGGTGCTGCGCATCAAGGGGCTCCTCTACGAGGAGCGCCTGACGCTGGAGGGCGCCAAGAAGCGCCTGCTGGCCGAGTCGCGGGGCACCGTGCAGATGGATCTCGGGCTCAAGGAGAACGCGCTGGCCGAGACGCTGCGGGGGCTGCGCGCGCGCCTGCGCGCCCTCCGGGAGCGGCTGGCGCACGAAGCGAAGTGA
- the surE gene encoding 5'/3'-nucleotidase SurE, whose product MPGVILVTNDDGIHAPGLLALALALGDLGEVYVVAPDREQSAVGHALTLHRPLRVEQLGERRFAVNGTPSDCVNLGILGLLPETPVLVASGINHGANLGDDVTYSGTVSAAMEGTLLGVASLAVSQVDPDGEGFAGAAAVARAVAARLLVEGLPPQTLLNVNVPPGTPGGVRITRLGHRVYSAKAVQEMDPRGRPYYWIGAGSPTWEEDEEGSDIAAVHSGWASVTPLHLDLTHHGALRGLSGWEGGLNAELKKREP is encoded by the coding sequence ATGCCGGGCGTGATCCTGGTCACCAACGATGACGGGATCCACGCCCCGGGGCTCCTGGCCCTGGCGCTGGCGCTCGGGGATCTCGGTGAGGTGTACGTGGTGGCCCCGGATCGCGAGCAGAGCGCGGTGGGGCACGCGCTCACGCTCCACCGGCCCCTTCGCGTCGAACAGCTCGGGGAGCGGCGCTTCGCCGTGAACGGGACCCCCTCGGACTGCGTGAACCTCGGGATCCTCGGCCTCCTGCCGGAGACCCCGGTCCTGGTGGCCTCGGGCATCAACCACGGCGCCAACCTCGGCGATGACGTGACGTACTCGGGCACGGTCTCGGCGGCGATGGAGGGGACGCTGCTCGGCGTCGCGTCCCTGGCTGTCTCGCAGGTGGACCCGGACGGCGAAGGGTTCGCTGGGGCGGCAGCGGTGGCGCGGGCCGTGGCCGCGCGGCTCCTCGTGGAAGGGCTGCCACCGCAGACGCTGCTCAACGTGAACGTGCCCCCGGGCACGCCCGGGGGCGTGCGGATCACGCGGCTGGGGCACAGGGTCTACAGCGCCAAGGCCGTCCAGGAGATGGACCCGCGCGGGCGGCCCTATTACTGGATCGGCGCCGGGTCGCCGACGTGGGAGGAGGACGAGGAAGGATCCGACATCGCAGCGGTGCACTCCGGGTGGGCGTCGGTCACGCCGCTGCATCTCGACCTGACCCACCACGGCGCGCTTCGCGGGCTGTCCGGCTGGGAGGGCGGCCTGAATGCCGAACTGAAGAAGCGGGAGCCGTGA
- the der gene encoding ribosome biogenesis GTPase Der — protein sequence MIRPVVAIVGRPNVGKSTLFNRLVGRRQALVRDVPGVTRDRLYGTVAFERWQATVVDTGGFEPGATSDLLAAVREQIMVAIDEADVIVFVVDAREGLTPLDTEIAATLRRSQRPVVVTANKIDGAGQEAQLGECYRLGFTRVLPVSAEHGRGVAELLEAVRELVPAVVTAPVGAGARVAIVGRPNVGKSSLVNAVLGHRRVLVHAAPGTTRDAVDTPLTFRGRPYVLIDTAGIRRKGRVSEPLEKLSVMMALKSLERCQVAVLLLDASEGVTAQDAHIAGYAHEAGRALVVAVNKWDLVPPGSAQKADVVGQIYDRLPFLDYAPVCFVSALESRGLGELFDQVDRVASEAQRRVQPGEVLSIFRTAVERRPMSSRGVALRIQSAQQVGVSPPTFALRVNIPDKIHFSYERYLINSLRHAQGFAGSPVRLLFRKGGGQRKGRASGPARR from the coding sequence ATGATCCGCCCGGTCGTGGCCATCGTGGGGCGGCCCAACGTGGGCAAGTCCACGCTCTTCAACCGCCTCGTCGGGCGCCGCCAGGCCCTGGTCAGGGACGTGCCGGGAGTGACGCGTGACCGGCTCTACGGGACCGTCGCCTTCGAGCGCTGGCAGGCGACCGTCGTCGACACGGGCGGCTTCGAGCCCGGCGCCACCTCGGACCTCCTGGCAGCCGTGCGCGAGCAGATCATGGTCGCCATCGACGAGGCGGACGTGATCGTGTTCGTGGTCGACGCGCGTGAGGGGCTCACGCCTCTCGACACGGAGATCGCCGCCACGCTGCGGCGGAGCCAGCGGCCCGTGGTCGTCACGGCCAACAAGATCGACGGCGCCGGGCAGGAGGCGCAGCTCGGGGAGTGCTACCGCCTCGGGTTCACGCGCGTCCTGCCCGTGTCCGCCGAGCACGGCCGCGGCGTGGCCGAGCTCCTGGAGGCGGTCCGCGAGCTCGTGCCCGCCGTCGTGACGGCCCCCGTGGGCGCGGGCGCGCGCGTGGCCATCGTGGGGCGGCCCAACGTGGGCAAGTCCTCGCTCGTCAACGCCGTCCTGGGCCACCGCCGCGTCCTCGTGCACGCGGCGCCGGGGACGACCCGCGATGCGGTGGACACGCCGCTCACCTTCCGGGGTCGCCCCTACGTCCTGATCGATACGGCCGGCATCCGCCGGAAGGGGCGCGTCTCCGAGCCCCTCGAGAAGCTCTCCGTGATGATGGCCCTCAAGAGCCTCGAGCGCTGCCAGGTGGCGGTGCTCCTGCTCGACGCCTCCGAAGGGGTCACGGCGCAGGATGCCCACATCGCGGGCTATGCCCATGAGGCGGGCCGAGCCCTCGTGGTAGCCGTCAACAAGTGGGACCTGGTGCCGCCGGGCTCGGCCCAGAAGGCCGACGTGGTGGGGCAGATCTACGATCGGCTTCCATTCCTCGATTACGCGCCAGTCTGCTTCGTGTCGGCGCTCGAGAGCCGGGGGCTCGGGGAGCTGTTCGACCAGGTGGACCGGGTCGCCTCCGAGGCGCAGCGGCGCGTCCAGCCGGGGGAGGTCCTGTCGATCTTCCGCACCGCCGTCGAGCGCCGACCCATGTCCTCGAGAGGCGTGGCGCTGCGCATCCAGTCCGCCCAGCAGGTCGGGGTCTCCCCGCCCACTTTCGCGCTCCGGGTGAACATTCCGGACAAGATCCACTTCTCCTACGAGCGCTATCTCATCAACTCCCTGCGCCACGCGCAGGGCTTTGCGGGCTCGCCTGTGCGCCTCCTCTTCCGAAAGGGAGGTGGCCAACGCAAGGGGCGTGCGTCGGGGCCGGCCCGCCGTTAG
- a CDS encoding DUF512 domain-containing protein, with product MGQPAPEPVGGVVVASVGAGTPAARAGLRAGDRILAINGHALRDAIDFHFHGGERRLALTLERRGQAATVLLERHGPDLGLELETPRPGDISTCGNRCVFCFIHQLPRGMRKSLYIKDDDFRLSFLHGNYITLTDLEEAELARIEAQRLSPLYVSVHATDPELRHRMLGEPRVRRDLMPLMARLARSGIRMHAQIVLCPGWNDGEALARSVRELSALHPGVTTAAVVPVGLTRHRERLPRLRTLDASEARALVASIHGWQRECLARLGSRFVHAADELYLQGGVPLPAAAAYEGFPIAEDGIGLVRRFEDGFGRALGTLPPALARARRVTVVTGEMFAPRMRALLARVAVQGLRASIVAIRNEWFAGSIGVAGLLTGSDIQAGVAASPVGEEVLVPAVALRDGAGVFLDDLTPAELATSLRVPVTAVESSPGALLQALLGPSPSG from the coding sequence GTGGGGCAGCCAGCGCCTGAGCCCGTCGGCGGCGTGGTCGTGGCGTCGGTGGGCGCGGGGACGCCCGCGGCGCGGGCCGGACTGCGCGCCGGCGACCGCATCCTGGCCATCAACGGCCATGCGCTGCGCGACGCCATCGACTTCCACTTCCACGGCGGCGAGCGGCGGCTCGCGCTCACGCTCGAGCGCCGGGGGCAGGCGGCGACCGTGCTGCTGGAGCGGCACGGGCCGGATCTCGGCCTCGAGCTCGAGACCCCTCGGCCTGGAGACATCTCGACGTGCGGGAACCGGTGCGTGTTCTGCTTCATCCACCAGCTCCCGCGGGGCATGCGGAAGAGTCTGTACATCAAGGACGACGACTTCCGTCTCTCCTTCCTGCACGGTAACTACATCACGCTCACGGACCTGGAGGAGGCCGAGCTGGCCCGGATCGAGGCGCAGCGGCTCTCCCCGCTGTACGTCTCGGTCCACGCCACCGACCCGGAGCTGCGCCACCGGATGCTCGGGGAGCCGCGGGTCAGGCGCGATCTCATGCCCCTCATGGCGCGTCTGGCGCGCAGCGGGATCCGGATGCACGCCCAGATCGTCCTCTGTCCGGGCTGGAACGACGGAGAGGCCCTGGCGCGCTCCGTGCGCGAGCTCTCGGCGCTCCACCCCGGCGTGACCACCGCGGCCGTGGTGCCCGTCGGGCTCACGAGACACCGCGAGCGACTGCCCCGGCTCCGCACGCTCGATGCTTCGGAGGCCCGCGCCCTCGTCGCCTCCATCCACGGCTGGCAGCGCGAGTGTCTCGCGCGGCTGGGCAGCCGCTTCGTGCACGCGGCCGATGAGCTCTACCTCCAGGGGGGAGTGCCGCTGCCCGCAGCGGCGGCCTACGAGGGCTTCCCCATCGCCGAGGACGGCATCGGGCTGGTCCGCCGCTTCGAGGATGGCTTCGGCCGCGCCCTGGGCACTCTGCCGCCGGCTCTCGCCCGCGCCCGCCGGGTCACGGTGGTCACCGGAGAGATGTTCGCGCCGCGCATGCGCGCGCTGCTCGCGCGCGTCGCGGTGCAGGGGCTGCGGGCGAGCATCGTCGCGATCAGGAACGAGTGGTTCGCCGGGAGTATCGGGGTGGCCGGCCTCCTCACGGGCAGCGACATCCAGGCCGGGGTCGCGGCCTCCCCGGTGGGCGAGGAGGTGCTGGTGCCCGCCGTGGCGCTCAGGGACGGTGCCGGCGTGTTCCTCGACGACCTGACGCCGGCCGAGCTGGCCACCTCCCTCCGCGTGCCCGTCACCGCGGTCGAGTCCTCTCCGGGGGCGCTCCTGCAGGCCCTGCTCGGCCCTTCCCCATCTGGATGA
- the miaA gene encoding tRNA (adenosine(37)-N6)-dimethylallyltransferase MiaA, which yields MEVGRAEPLLVIVGPTAVGKTDVAVRLACSVPMEVVSADSRQVYRGMDIGTGKPSEAARRAVPHHLIDIAEPHERYHAARFRQDALRAIADIRGRGRLPAVVGGTGLYVRALLKGLDPGPPADPALRRELEVLARERGPAALHAKLRERDPAAAERLHPNDRVRLIRALEVALAAGPGDAPAASQGRGRGAAPSGPSWGRSTPAFRLLMVGLHRPRPALHGRIVERVRAMVARGMIDEVRRLLAAGCTDGLPAMNGIGYRQFCAVIGGRMPEAEAVRLMIRDTGRYAKRQLTWFARDVEIRWLDVDAVGGLAAAAERIRDLLATERLLE from the coding sequence ATGGAAGTCGGGCGAGCTGAGCCGCTGCTCGTCATCGTGGGCCCCACCGCGGTCGGCAAGACCGACGTCGCGGTCCGGCTGGCCTGCTCGGTACCGATGGAGGTGGTGAGCGCCGACTCGCGTCAGGTCTATCGCGGCATGGACATCGGCACCGGCAAGCCGTCCGAGGCGGCGCGGCGGGCCGTCCCCCATCACCTCATCGACATCGCCGAACCCCATGAGCGCTATCACGCCGCGCGCTTCCGGCAGGACGCGCTGCGCGCGATCGCCGACATCCGCGGGCGCGGCCGGCTGCCAGCGGTCGTGGGGGGCACCGGGCTCTATGTCCGGGCGCTGCTCAAGGGGCTCGACCCTGGCCCGCCGGCGGATCCTGCCCTCCGGCGAGAGCTCGAGGTCCTCGCGCGGGAGCGCGGCCCGGCCGCGCTCCATGCAAAGCTCCGCGAGCGGGACCCCGCCGCCGCCGAGCGCCTGCACCCCAACGACCGCGTGAGGCTCATCCGGGCCCTGGAGGTCGCGCTGGCTGCCGGACCGGGGGACGCGCCAGCCGCCTCCCAGGGGCGCGGGCGGGGCGCCGCGCCCTCCGGCCCGAGCTGGGGCCGAAGCACGCCGGCTTTCCGCCTCCTCATGGTGGGCCTGCATCGGCCACGTCCAGCGCTCCATGGGCGCATCGTCGAGCGGGTGCGCGCTATGGTCGCCCGTGGGATGATCGACGAGGTGAGGCGGCTGCTCGCCGCCGGCTGTACGGACGGGCTCCCGGCCATGAACGGCATCGGCTACCGTCAGTTCTGCGCAGTGATCGGCGGGCGCATGCCCGAGGCGGAGGCGGTGCGGCTCATGATCCGGGATACCGGCCGCTACGCGAAGCGGCAGCTGACCTGGTTCGCGCGGGACGTCGAGATCCGCTGGCTGGACGTGGACGCGGTGGGTGGCCTCGCCGCCGCTGCGGAGCGCATCCGTGACCTCCTGGCGACGGAGAGGTTGCTCGAGTGA
- the mutL gene encoding DNA mismatch repair endonuclease MutL → MNKIAAGEVVERPASVVKELVENSIDAGSARIALELRDAGRQLVRVSDDGTGMTAEELGCALLRHATSKIADEADLEAIRTLGFRGEALPAICAVSRFSLLSCPGGAGTGTLLRGEGGVAGDPMSVPAPSGTTVEIADLFFNTPARLKFLKGARAELAAVLRLLQALALAHPEIHFRATHDGKPVLSAPRAATLRERVGALHGFDLAGRMLEVERASHGARLSGLVAPPQAAGGSREAITFLVNGRPIRDALLTQTLLEAYRPMLAREQFPAAVISLTLPPQEIDVNVHPTKAWVRFRAPRVIQDMLFLAVQEALRSAQVVQPQPGLGGPAAGRPDAGVQGPAGDGAGSLPTGPATTTAQAALFMEEAPTPARDRFGTVVGQLQETFLVSATDEEVFFIDQHVAHERVLFERLQADLVGDTLPAQELLFPQVLELPPAEAAQLAEWAPTLGRLGFALEGFGGASVLLRSVPVLLGGREPGPLIQRMLEEVAAPGREGEAPLLDRALAFVACRAAIKAPAPLEREEMRRLIADLGAAREPYFCPHGRPIVSRLSLREIRRELRRTW, encoded by the coding sequence GTGAACAAGATCGCCGCCGGAGAGGTCGTCGAGCGGCCGGCCTCCGTCGTGAAGGAGCTCGTCGAGAACTCCATCGACGCCGGCAGCGCCCGCATCGCGCTCGAGCTGCGGGACGCCGGGCGCCAGCTCGTCCGCGTGAGCGACGACGGGACGGGAATGACGGCGGAGGAGCTGGGCTGCGCCCTGCTGCGCCACGCCACCTCCAAGATCGCCGACGAGGCGGACCTGGAGGCTATCCGCACGCTCGGCTTCCGGGGGGAGGCGCTGCCGGCCATCTGCGCGGTGAGCCGGTTCTCGTTGCTGTCGTGCCCGGGCGGAGCCGGGACGGGAACGCTCCTCCGCGGCGAGGGCGGGGTGGCGGGGGATCCCATGAGCGTCCCCGCCCCCTCGGGCACCACCGTGGAGATCGCGGATCTGTTCTTCAACACCCCGGCCCGGCTCAAGTTCCTCAAGGGCGCTCGCGCCGAGCTCGCGGCGGTCCTGCGGCTCCTCCAGGCCCTGGCGCTCGCCCATCCCGAGATCCACTTCCGCGCCACCCACGACGGCAAGCCCGTGCTGAGCGCGCCACGGGCTGCCACGCTGCGCGAGCGCGTGGGCGCGCTGCACGGCTTCGACCTGGCGGGACGGATGCTCGAGGTGGAACGCGCCAGCCACGGCGCCCGGCTCTCCGGGCTCGTGGCGCCGCCCCAGGCGGCGGGCGGGAGCCGCGAGGCCATCACCTTCCTCGTCAATGGCCGTCCGATCCGGGACGCGTTGCTGACGCAGACGCTGCTCGAGGCCTACCGGCCGATGCTGGCGCGAGAGCAGTTCCCGGCCGCCGTGATCTCGCTGACGCTTCCCCCGCAGGAGATCGACGTGAATGTCCACCCGACGAAGGCCTGGGTGCGCTTCCGCGCCCCCCGGGTGATCCAGGACATGCTCTTCCTCGCCGTCCAGGAAGCGCTGCGCTCGGCCCAGGTCGTGCAGCCGCAGCCGGGGCTCGGGGGCCCCGCCGCGGGGAGGCCGGACGCCGGAGTGCAGGGCCCGGCCGGCGACGGTGCGGGGTCGTTGCCAACCGGGCCGGCGACGACGACGGCTCAAGCGGCGCTCTTCATGGAGGAGGCGCCCACCCCGGCTCGCGATCGCTTCGGCACCGTCGTGGGCCAGCTGCAGGAGACCTTCCTCGTCTCGGCGACCGACGAGGAGGTCTTCTTCATCGACCAGCATGTGGCGCATGAGCGGGTGCTCTTCGAGCGGCTCCAGGCGGATCTCGTGGGCGATACGCTTCCCGCCCAGGAGCTCCTCTTCCCTCAGGTGCTCGAGCTGCCCCCGGCGGAGGCCGCGCAGCTCGCCGAGTGGGCGCCCACGCTCGGGCGTCTGGGCTTCGCCCTCGAGGGCTTCGGCGGCGCCAGCGTGCTGCTCCGCTCGGTGCCGGTGCTTCTCGGGGGACGCGAGCCCGGGCCGCTGATCCAGCGCATGCTCGAGGAGGTGGCGGCACCGGGGCGGGAAGGGGAAGCCCCGCTGCTCGACCGGGCGCTGGCCTTCGTGGCCTGCCGGGCGGCCATCAAGGCGCCGGCCCCGCTCGAGCGCGAGGAGATGCGGCGGCTGATCGCCGATCTCGGCGCGGCGCGCGAGCCCTACTTCTGTCCCCATGGCCGGCCAATCGTCTCGCGCCTCTCCCTCCGTGAGATCCGCCGCGAGCTCCGGCGGACGTGGTAG
- a CDS encoding integration host factor subunit alpha — protein sequence MTKNDLINAVAAHGLSKRQSASVVESLFDIIFNCFERGEDVKIVGFGHFRIRRKASRRGRNPQTGDSIEITARKVLTFKPSKGLKLRLNQ from the coding sequence CTGACCAAGAATGACCTGATCAACGCGGTGGCAGCCCACGGGCTGTCGAAGCGGCAGTCGGCCTCGGTCGTCGAGTCGCTCTTCGACATCATCTTCAACTGCTTCGAGCGCGGCGAGGACGTCAAGATCGTCGGGTTCGGCCACTTCCGGATCCGTCGCAAGGCGTCCCGCCGCGGGCGGAATCCCCAGACCGGCGATAGCATCGAGATCACGGCCCGGAAGGTGTTGACGTTCAAGCCCAGCAAGGGGCTGAAGTTGCGGCTCAACCAATAG
- a CDS encoding divalent-cation tolerance protein CutA — MVVLVTAPSVDDALSLGRTLVDERLAACVNVVPGVTSIYVWEGARQETPEALLVVKTEACRYTELEHRVLALHTYSVPEVLGLAVDVGSAAYARWVRDAVAVEGR; from the coding sequence GTGGTGGTCCTCGTCACCGCCCCCTCCGTGGATGACGCGCTCTCGCTGGGACGGACGCTCGTGGACGAGCGGCTCGCAGCCTGTGTCAACGTGGTCCCCGGCGTGACGTCGATCTACGTGTGGGAGGGAGCGCGGCAGGAGACGCCGGAGGCGCTGCTGGTCGTGAAGACGGAGGCGTGCCGGTACACGGAGCTCGAGCATCGCGTGCTGGCGCTGCACACGTACTCCGTGCCCGAGGTGCTGGGCCTGGCGGTCGACGTGGGGTCGGCCGCCTACGCGCGCTGGGTGAGGGACGCGGTGGCAGTCGAGGGGAGGTGA
- the hflX gene encoding GTPase HflX, translating to MTAREKAVLGAVRLPTQRRFEVEESLDELERLAESAGAEVVGRVTQERKAPTPGLYFGKGKVEELRAWSQQHGADLMISDDPLSPIQERNLGGSLGLKVIDRTALILDIFAQRARSMEGKLQVELAQLSYLLPRLVGQWKHLERLGGGIGTRGPGETQLESDRRVIRHRIQKLREELRRVRSHRRLVRERRKATGFPVVALVGYTNAGKTTLLNRLTGADRTAADRLFVTLDPTARLVDGGERVPFILTDTVGFIRKLPHQLVEAFKATLEELEQADLLLHVVDASHAGLEEQVAAVEGLLLELGLGERPTIVALNKIDRNEGGAAPRMLVERFDGVPISARSGQGLDRLLDRIEEMLRGHVERAVLRIPYRDGPALALCYDRGRVLDRSDEADGIRLEVELPPQLLGALRRYREAG from the coding sequence GTGACCGCTCGCGAGAAGGCTGTTCTGGGCGCGGTGCGACTTCCCACCCAGCGGCGCTTCGAGGTGGAGGAGTCGCTGGACGAGCTGGAACGGCTGGCGGAGTCCGCCGGAGCGGAGGTCGTCGGCCGGGTCACTCAGGAGCGGAAGGCGCCCACGCCGGGGCTCTACTTCGGGAAGGGGAAGGTGGAGGAGCTCAGGGCCTGGTCCCAGCAGCATGGCGCCGACCTCATGATCTCCGACGACCCGCTCTCGCCCATCCAGGAGCGCAACCTCGGCGGCTCGCTGGGTCTCAAGGTCATCGACCGCACCGCCCTCATCCTCGACATCTTCGCGCAGCGCGCCCGCAGCATGGAGGGCAAGCTGCAGGTGGAGCTGGCGCAGCTCTCGTACCTGCTGCCGCGGCTCGTCGGGCAGTGGAAGCACCTGGAGCGGCTGGGCGGCGGCATCGGGACCCGGGGCCCCGGGGAGACCCAGCTGGAGTCCGACCGGCGGGTCATCCGCCACCGTATCCAGAAGCTCCGGGAGGAGCTCCGGCGCGTGCGCTCCCACCGGCGCCTCGTGCGGGAGCGGCGGAAGGCCACGGGCTTCCCGGTGGTGGCCCTCGTCGGCTACACCAATGCCGGCAAGACGACGCTGCTGAACCGGCTGACGGGAGCTGATCGCACCGCGGCCGACCGGCTCTTCGTCACCCTGGACCCGACCGCCCGCCTCGTGGACGGCGGGGAGCGCGTGCCCTTCATCCTCACCGACACGGTGGGCTTCATCCGCAAGCTCCCGCATCAGCTCGTGGAGGCCTTCAAGGCCACGCTCGAGGAGCTGGAGCAGGCCGACCTCCTGCTCCACGTCGTGGACGCCAGCCACGCCGGCCTCGAGGAGCAGGTGGCCGCGGTGGAGGGCCTGCTCCTCGAGCTGGGCCTCGGCGAGCGCCCCACGATCGTGGCGCTGAACAAGATCGACCGCAACGAGGGAGGGGCCGCCCCGCGCATGCTGGTGGAGCGCTTCGACGGGGTGCCGATCTCTGCGCGCAGCGGCCAGGGGCTGGACCGGCTGCTGGATCGCATCGAGGAAATGCTGCGCGGGCATGTCGAGCGCGCGGTACTCCGCATCCCCTACCGGGATGGGCCAGCGCTGGCACTCTGCTATGACCGGGGACGCGTGCTCGACCGCTCGGACGAGGCCGACGGCATCCGCCTCGAGGTCGAGCTGCCGCCGCAGCTCCTCGGTGCGCTCCGCCGGTACCGGGAGGCCGGCTAG
- a CDS encoding SPOR domain-containing protein: MSPDRDEYLDDDDRGRFSPRSILASGWFRALLVLAALAVIVVIAVPYLLRWLGGASVEPRPQARITVPSAPLPSGPPPPAPAVPPASPPAAAPGAASKTELIQPVPPSERPAQQQGRTVTRRAGAPTPAPPEGAPRSRSRAAVGPGETSGPPATAAGSYWVQVGAFQDVRNAERLAGSLRTRKLRVEVAQVSRAESAPTRHEVVVSGASVEAVSGALGGNGMARQSSAVVVAGPPLDLREAVALSRRLAAGGFSVKIRRTGHGAPATYHIVRVGGYASRAAAEAGRREVEGHGLAGFVTQGAPR; this comes from the coding sequence GTGAGCCCAGACCGAGACGAGTATCTCGACGACGACGATCGAGGGCGGTTCTCCCCCCGGAGCATCCTTGCGTCGGGGTGGTTCCGTGCGCTGCTCGTGCTCGCGGCGCTGGCGGTGATTGTCGTGATCGCGGTGCCGTACCTGCTGCGGTGGCTCGGCGGAGCATCCGTCGAGCCTCGGCCTCAAGCGCGGATCACGGTGCCTTCGGCTCCGCTCCCGTCCGGGCCTCCCCCGCCGGCGCCGGCTGTGCCGCCCGCATCGCCCCCGGCGGCGGCGCCAGGGGCCGCGAGCAAGACGGAACTGATCCAGCCTGTTCCTCCGTCCGAGCGGCCAGCCCAGCAGCAGGGCAGGACAGTGACCCGCCGCGCGGGGGCACCCACGCCCGCACCTCCCGAAGGGGCGCCCCGCTCCCGGTCCCGGGCGGCGGTTGGCCCCGGCGAGACGTCAGGCCCACCCGCCACGGCCGCGGGAAGCTACTGGGTCCAGGTCGGGGCCTTCCAGGATGTGCGCAACGCCGAGCGTCTGGCCGGCAGCCTGAGGACCCGGAAGCTTCGGGTCGAGGTGGCGCAGGTCTCTCGGGCAGAGTCCGCCCCCACCCGCCACGAGGTCGTCGTCAGCGGGGCGAGCGTGGAGGCGGTGAGCGGGGCCCTGGGTGGAAACGGTATGGCTCGACAGTCCAGCGCCGTGGTCGTCGCGGGGCCGCCCCTCGACTTGCGCGAGGCAGTGGCCCTCTCCCGGAGGCTGGCCGCCGGCGGGTTCAGCGTGAAGATCAGACGCACGGGCCACGGGGCGCCCGCCACCTACCATATCGTCCGGGTCGGGGGCTACGCGAGCCGGGCCGCGGCCGAGGCGGGACGCAGGGAGGTGGAGGGCCACGGTCTCGCCGGCTTCGTCACGCAGGGCGCGCCCCGGTGA